Proteins encoded in a region of the Alphaproteobacteria bacterium genome:
- a CDS encoding aldehyde dehydrogenase family protein — translation VTIGPLINMAAVEKVEEHINDAKSKGAKVAVGGHRHALGHTFYEPTVLTGTTPDMLIFREETFGPVAPVFRFTTEEEAITLANDTEFGLAAYFYGRDIGRVWRVAEALEYGMVGINEGIISTEIAPFGGVKESGNGREGSKYGIEDYLEIKYLCMGGI, via the coding sequence GTGACCATCGGACCGCTGATCAACATGGCGGCGGTGGAGAAGGTCGAGGAGCATATCAACGACGCCAAGTCCAAGGGCGCGAAGGTCGCGGTCGGCGGGCACCGCCATGCGCTCGGCCACACATTCTACGAGCCGACGGTGCTGACCGGCACGACGCCGGACATGCTGATCTTCCGCGAGGAAACCTTCGGCCCGGTTGCGCCGGTGTTCCGCTTCACGACGGAAGAGGAGGCCATCACGCTGGCCAATGACACCGAGTTCGGCCTCGCCGCCTATTTCTATGGCCGCGACATCGGCCGGGTCTGGCGCGTTGCCGAGGCGCTTGAATACGGCATGGTCGGCATCAACGAGGGCATCATCTCGACCGAGATCGCGCCGTTCGGCGGCGTGAAGGAAAGCGGCAATGGCCGCGAGGGCTCGAAGTACGGCATCGAGGACTATCTCGAGATCAAGTACCTCTGCATGGGCGGGATCTAG
- a CDS encoding LacI family DNA-binding transcriptional regulator: MRSRLTDVARMAGVDVSTASRVLRGEATQRIREETRKRILESARSLDYSPNALAQGLRTARSRTLGLIVPQLDNPVFSSAIRGAEKSAAKHDYSLLIAHRESGATDAVYHRLSHGNRADGLLVASLDDDGLLREELEATHTPFVLLNRQLPGSPYCVVLDSRAAATIAVDHLAGMGHRRIAHLAGRPGGFNAGERLAGYRDGLERHGIAFDPDLVAVAGYTAEGGAAAMRSLLAQKPTAVLGATLVTAAGAMAVLHEAGLQIPGDVSVIGLHDAPVATMLYPQLTSVKMPTELMGELASDLLIDLLNGGTPQPVAPLPPDGLIARASTGPVRR; this comes from the coding sequence ATGAGATCGCGATTGACCGATGTCGCCCGCATGGCTGGCGTGGATGTATCCACGGCATCGCGCGTGCTTCGGGGCGAGGCGACCCAGCGTATCCGGGAGGAAACCCGCAAGCGCATTCTTGAAAGCGCGCGCAGCCTCGATTATTCGCCGAATGCGCTGGCCCAGGGATTGCGGACGGCGCGCAGCCGGACTCTCGGCTTGATCGTGCCGCAGCTCGACAACCCGGTCTTCTCATCGGCGATCCGCGGCGCGGAGAAGTCGGCGGCGAAGCATGACTATTCGCTGCTCATTGCCCATCGTGAGTCCGGCGCGACCGACGCGGTCTATCATCGCCTGTCGCATGGCAACCGTGCCGATGGACTTCTGGTCGCCAGTCTCGACGACGATGGGCTGTTGCGCGAAGAACTCGAGGCGACCCACACGCCGTTCGTGCTGCTCAATCGCCAGTTGCCCGGCAGTCCGTATTGCGTAGTGCTGGACAGCCGCGCCGCTGCGACGATCGCCGTCGATCATCTCGCCGGGATGGGGCACCGACGGATCGCGCATCTGGCCGGACGTCCCGGCGGTTTCAACGCGGGCGAGCGTCTGGCCGGCTATCGTGATGGACTGGAGCGCCACGGCATTGCCTTCGATCCTGATCTTGTGGCTGTCGCCGGATACACGGCGGAGGGCGGTGCGGCTGCGATGCGAAGCCTGCTCGCGCAGAAGCCGACGGCGGTGCTCGGCGCTACGCTCGTGACTGCGGCTGGCGCCATGGCCGTGCTGCATGAAGCGGGCTTGCAAATCCCGGGCGATGTTTCGGTAATCGGTTTGCACGATGCGCCAGTGGCGACGATGCTTTATCCACAACTGACGTCGGTGAAAATGCCAACGGAACTGATGGGCGAACTTGCGTCCGATCTGCTGATCGATCTTCTGAATGGCGGCACGCCTCAGCCCGTCGCTCCGCTACCGCCCGACGGGCTCATCGCCCGCGCATCTACAGGTCCCGTCCGCCGCTAA
- a CDS encoding FAD-binding oxidoreductase has product MTATLAAVRSADRIDENLASAFGAIVGDANVLTSFDERLGYSRDRLPFAVFRERAGEIAGVVPRLVVRPANEDEVIRAVQVAKARKVAVIPYGNGSGVLGGAIPLGGEIMVDTRRLDKIVSINPTDAMVTVQAGMNGAEFERQLNDAGYTTGHLPQSLEISTVGGWLACRGGGQLSSRYGKIEDIVVGLKAVLPDGTPLEVRPVARRSVGPSIRDLMIGSEGTLGIITEATLRIFKKPEIERGVVLAFPTMQAALDSARLIMQAEIRPSIVRLYDRVESDERTKDIDLFRTKPFLAVLQFIGSEPMVSAEQDAALAIAKAQGGEIAPEGPYLHWKQNRYVAYSQKWHEAGYFNDTIEVTGNWSALPKMYDAIAKAVRAIYPGVHFGAHWSHVYPEGACQYMTVRLPPMPEAEALPLHQKLWDAVEALTLDHGGSIAHHHGAGLFRNPWMQRELGSGLGVLQAIKDAIDPDNLFNPGKIGLRASANAKDIRRD; this is encoded by the coding sequence ATGACCGCAACCCTTGCCGCAGTTCGCAGTGCCGATCGGATCGACGAGAATCTGGCCTCGGCTTTCGGCGCCATCGTCGGCGACGCGAATGTTCTGACGTCCTTTGATGAGCGGCTCGGCTATTCGCGCGATCGTCTCCCGTTTGCAGTGTTCCGCGAGCGCGCCGGCGAAATCGCCGGTGTCGTCCCGCGTCTTGTCGTTCGTCCCGCGAACGAGGATGAAGTTATTCGCGCTGTGCAGGTTGCAAAAGCGCGCAAGGTTGCCGTGATTCCGTATGGCAATGGCTCCGGCGTGCTCGGCGGCGCCATTCCGCTCGGCGGCGAGATCATGGTGGACACGCGCCGGCTGGACAAGATCGTCTCGATCAACCCAACCGATGCGATGGTGACCGTACAGGCGGGAATGAATGGCGCTGAGTTCGAGCGCCAGCTCAACGATGCAGGCTACACCACAGGGCATCTGCCGCAGTCGCTTGAAATTTCAACTGTCGGTGGCTGGCTCGCCTGCCGCGGCGGTGGTCAGTTGAGCAGCCGCTACGGCAAGATCGAAGACATCGTGGTCGGTCTCAAGGCTGTGCTGCCGGATGGCACCCCGCTCGAAGTGCGTCCCGTGGCGCGTCGCTCGGTCGGTCCGTCGATCCGCGACCTGATGATCGGCAGCGAAGGCACGCTCGGCATCATCACCGAAGCTACGCTGCGTATTTTCAAGAAGCCCGAGATTGAACGCGGCGTCGTGCTGGCGTTTCCGACCATGCAGGCGGCGCTCGATAGCGCGCGTCTCATCATGCAGGCGGAAATCCGTCCGTCGATCGTGCGGCTTTATGACCGCGTCGAGAGCGACGAGCGCACCAAGGATATTGACCTGTTCAGAACCAAGCCGTTTCTGGCGGTGCTGCAGTTCATCGGTAGCGAGCCGATGGTGTCGGCCGAGCAGGATGCGGCGCTCGCCATCGCCAAGGCGCAGGGCGGCGAGATCGCTCCGGAGGGGCCCTATCTGCACTGGAAGCAGAATCGTTACGTCGCCTATTCGCAGAAGTGGCACGAGGCCGGCTATTTCAACGATACGATCGAAGTGACGGGCAACTGGTCGGCACTTCCCAAGATGTATGATGCCATCGCGAAAGCAGTGCGGGCGATTTATCCCGGCGTGCATTTCGGTGCGCACTGGTCGCACGTTTATCCCGAGGGCGCGTGTCAGTACATGACGGTGCGCTTGCCGCCGATGCCGGAAGCCGAGGCGCTGCCGCTGCACCAGAAGCTGTGGGATGCCGTGGAGGCCTTGACGCTCGATCACGGCGGTTCGATTGCGCATCACCACGGTGCAGGGCTGTTCCGCAATCCATGGATGCAGCGTGAACTGGGCTCTGGGCTCGGGGTTCTGCAGGCCATAAAAGATGCGATCGATCCGGACAATCTGTTCAATCCGGGCAAGATCGGCCTGCGCGCCAGCGCGAACGCGAAAGACATTCGCCGTGATTGA
- the xylB gene encoding xylulokinase translates to MAASESLLVGIDLGAGSLKISIITDDGALVSEASAPVATMLPHPGWSEQDPESWWIAACDALRRGLKASGRPASDVAAISFSAGAHTQVLVDADGHVIRPAILWNDQRSRQETQELRDQADARILDIGANRANPTWTLPQMLWLRKHEPESFARVKRLYVAKDWLRAQFTGTWETDTIDALGTLMLDARSAEWSKELCDMIGWPMATLPPIVKPTAVVGKVTARAAQATGLAEGTPVVCGTSDTAAETFGAGMVREGMGVVKLATAATVSVLSPKSHPDFSLINYYHVVPDHWYVIAATNSCASAHKWLRDTFFRRDGEDGSAVFDAMDAKAAAVNPGSEGLFFHPYLNGERSPYWDPLLRADFVGAGFNHGPGHFVRALYEGVAYSLRDCLEVMKAKGLGFSSARLTGGGARSALWRQIVADVLNITVELPAVADASYGAALLAGVGIGVFKDERAAAGVIQIVSRATPDPARAAVYDKGFPIYRDIQAALAPINHRIHDFVAAQGK, encoded by the coding sequence ATGGCTGCGTCTGAATCCCTGCTGGTCGGTATCGATCTTGGCGCCGGCTCGCTGAAGATCAGCATTATCACGGACGACGGCGCGCTGGTCAGCGAAGCGTCTGCGCCGGTCGCGACGATGTTGCCTCATCCCGGTTGGAGCGAGCAGGATCCGGAAAGCTGGTGGATCGCCGCATGCGACGCGCTGCGTCGTGGTTTGAAGGCGTCCGGCCGTCCGGCATCCGATGTAGCTGCGATTTCATTTTCCGCCGGCGCGCATACGCAGGTGCTGGTAGATGCCGATGGGCATGTGATCCGTCCGGCGATTCTCTGGAATGACCAGCGCAGCCGGCAGGAGACGCAGGAGCTGCGTGACCAGGCCGATGCGCGCATTCTCGACATCGGCGCCAATCGCGCCAATCCGACATGGACGCTGCCGCAGATGCTGTGGCTGCGCAAGCATGAGCCGGAATCCTTCGCTCGTGTGAAGCGCCTGTACGTCGCGAAAGACTGGCTGCGGGCGCAGTTCACCGGCACGTGGGAAACCGACACCATCGACGCGCTTGGCACGCTGATGCTGGATGCACGCAGCGCCGAATGGTCGAAAGAACTTTGCGACATGATCGGCTGGCCGATGGCGACATTGCCGCCGATCGTGAAGCCCACCGCCGTCGTCGGCAAGGTGACCGCGCGCGCCGCACAGGCGACAGGTCTGGCCGAGGGCACGCCGGTGGTATGCGGCACGTCGGACACCGCGGCTGAAACGTTTGGCGCGGGAATGGTGCGCGAAGGCATGGGCGTCGTGAAATTGGCAACCGCTGCGACCGTCAGCGTGCTGTCGCCGAAGTCCCATCCGGATTTCTCGCTGATCAATTATTACCACGTCGTGCCGGACCACTGGTATGTCATCGCCGCCACCAATTCCTGCGCCTCGGCGCACAAGTGGCTGCGCGACACGTTCTTCCGCCGCGACGGCGAGGACGGCAGCGCCGTGTTCGATGCCATGGATGCCAAGGCTGCCGCGGTTAATCCCGGCTCGGAGGGGCTGTTCTTCCATCCCTATCTGAACGGCGAACGCAGCCCTTACTGGGATCCGCTCCTGCGTGCTGATTTTGTTGGCGCGGGATTCAATCATGGCCCAGGTCATTTCGTCCGCGCGCTCTACGAAGGTGTCGCCTATTCGCTGCGCGATTGCCTCGAGGTGATGAAGGCCAAGGGGCTCGGCTTTTCGTCCGCGCGCCTGACCGGCGGAGGCGCGCGCAGCGCCCTGTGGCGGCAAATCGTTGCCGACGTTTTGAATATCACCGTCGAATTGCCTGCAGTCGCGGATGCTTCTTATGGAGCGGCGTTGCTCGCCGGTGTCGGCATCGGCGTCTTCAAGGACGAGCGGGCTGCGGCGGGCGTCATCCAGATCGTATCGCGGGCGACGCCGGATCCGGCGCGCGCGGCGGTTTATGACAAAGGCTTTCCCATCTATCGCGACATTCAGGCGGCGCTTGCGCCCATCAACCATCGCATCCACGATTTTGTGGCCGCTCAGGGCAAGTAG
- the ugpC gene encoding sn-glycerol-3-phosphate ABC transporter ATP-binding protein UgpC, which produces MSEIRLEKVRKAYGPVVAVHGVDLTIRDGEFVVFLGPSGCGKSTTLRMLAGLEEITSGKIFIGDRDVTALEPKDRNIAMVFQNYALYPHKTIYENLAFGLRMRKMDPAQIDDRVQRAAKMLGLDEYLKRKPKQLSGGQMQRVALGRALVRDPEVFLLDEPLSNLDAKLRVRMREEIARLHQEVGTSMVYVTHDQVEAMTLANRIVIMRDGHVQQVGAPLEVYDRPTNLFVAGFIGSPEMNLIEGRASNGSFESGALRITLPEQYRAVNEEAVLGIRPEHLSIGEGPDALSFDVSVVEQLGAQTLGIGEVSGARLRILTDRVDNWSHGQRIPVRLNAGRLHLFSKATGQRF; this is translated from the coding sequence ATGTCAGAGATCAGGCTCGAAAAGGTTCGCAAGGCATATGGTCCGGTGGTCGCCGTTCATGGCGTCGATCTGACGATTCGCGATGGTGAGTTCGTGGTGTTTCTCGGCCCGTCGGGCTGCGGCAAATCCACGACATTGCGCATGCTCGCCGGTCTTGAGGAGATCACGTCCGGCAAGATTTTCATCGGCGACCGCGATGTTACCGCGCTGGAGCCGAAAGACCGTAACATCGCGATGGTGTTCCAGAACTACGCGCTCTATCCGCATAAGACGATCTACGAAAACCTCGCGTTCGGCCTGCGGATGCGGAAGATGGACCCGGCGCAGATCGACGATCGGGTGCAGCGCGCCGCGAAGATGCTGGGTCTGGACGAATATCTGAAGCGCAAGCCGAAGCAGCTCTCTGGCGGCCAGATGCAGCGCGTGGCGCTTGGCCGCGCGCTGGTGCGCGATCCGGAAGTGTTCCTGCTCGATGAGCCGCTGTCGAATCTCGATGCCAAGCTGCGCGTGCGTATGCGCGAGGAGATCGCGCGGCTGCATCAGGAGGTCGGCACCAGCATGGTGTATGTGACCCACGATCAGGTCGAGGCGATGACCCTCGCCAACCGCATCGTGATCATGCGCGACGGCCACGTTCAGCAGGTCGGCGCGCCGCTCGAAGTTTACGACAGGCCCACGAACCTCTTTGTGGCCGGTTTCATCGGTTCTCCTGAAATGAATCTGATCGAAGGGCGCGCATCAAACGGATCGTTCGAGAGCGGTGCGTTGCGGATCACGCTGCCCGAACAGTATCGGGCAGTTAACGAAGAAGCCGTGCTCGGCATTCGCCCGGAGCATCTCTCCATCGGCGAAGGGCCGGATGCGCTTTCGTTCGATGTCAGCGTGGTGGAGCAACTCGGTGCCCAGACGCTCGGCATTGGTGAGGTGAGTGGTGCGCGTCTGCGCATTCTGACAGATCGCGTCGACAACTGGTCGCACGGTCAGCGAATTCCCGTCCGGCTCAATGCCGGGCGGCTCCATCTGTTCTCGAAAGCGACGGGACAGCGTTTCTAG
- a CDS encoding carbohydrate ABC transporter substrate-binding protein, giving the protein MAKNGIDRRTLIKGAGAGLAATTLGAPAVWGQGKKTIRFLNTETSIDSIRALKVACAEYERMTGTHVIVDSVPLDDAFTKVTTSLRGGQPYDIATFAFVGHVLLLQAEGHLMPLTELTSKHKWGPKILFPIKGETYWYPYDYNLAWIYYRKDLYEKKGLSVPKTWAEMLKNSQALNEDGRSGSLFPIGSNGATNWLSPGFMWAEGVKLFDDKWNVAIDNAANAPKVAAYLDFFADLYKTMPSGTSQASFGEVLSNFSSDKVAHTAYAGRIIEALERTSPALATKYGIMPYMDSAGKAKAVNHGYDGWVVLKTPNSSESMKFMKWFTENQYINFLHTAPLHFQPPRLDVYEDARWRAHPLIEKHKEAVETMKGFIVDKSMILTSVDTEGPAPDLRPGKVFEGFVIPEMLQNRILKNMPAADCVKAAGDKMRKLTA; this is encoded by the coding sequence ATGGCTAAGAACGGAATAGATCGCCGCACGCTCATCAAGGGCGCAGGTGCGGGCCTTGCTGCGACCACGCTCGGAGCCCCGGCAGTCTGGGGACAGGGCAAGAAGACGATCCGCTTTCTCAACACCGAAACATCGATCGATAGCATTCGCGCGCTGAAAGTGGCCTGCGCCGAATACGAGCGGATGACTGGTACGCACGTCATCGTGGACTCGGTTCCGCTCGATGACGCCTTCACCAAGGTGACGACCTCGCTACGCGGTGGCCAGCCTTACGACATCGCGACCTTCGCGTTTGTCGGTCATGTCCTGCTGCTGCAGGCTGAAGGCCACCTGATGCCGCTGACCGAACTGACCAGCAAGCACAAGTGGGGCCCGAAGATCCTGTTTCCGATCAAGGGCGAAACCTACTGGTATCCTTACGATTACAACCTCGCCTGGATTTACTATCGCAAGGACCTCTACGAGAAGAAGGGTCTCAGCGTTCCCAAGACCTGGGCCGAGATGCTGAAGAACTCGCAGGCGTTGAACGAAGACGGCCGCTCCGGTTCGCTGTTCCCGATCGGCAGCAACGGCGCGACCAACTGGCTGTCGCCCGGCTTCATGTGGGCCGAAGGCGTCAAGCTGTTCGACGACAAGTGGAATGTCGCCATCGACAACGCCGCCAATGCGCCGAAGGTCGCCGCCTATCTCGATTTCTTCGCCGATCTGTACAAGACCATGCCGTCGGGCACGAGCCAGGCCAGCTTCGGCGAAGTGCTGTCCAACTTCTCGTCGGACAAGGTGGCGCACACGGCTTACGCCGGCCGCATCATCGAAGCGCTCGAGCGCACCTCACCGGCCCTCGCGACCAAGTATGGCATCATGCCGTACATGGACAGCGCCGGTAAGGCGAAAGCCGTCAACCACGGCTATGACGGCTGGGTGGTACTGAAGACTCCGAATTCCAGTGAGTCGATGAAGTTCATGAAATGGTTCACCGAGAACCAGTACATCAACTTCCTGCACACCGCGCCGCTGCACTTCCAGCCGCCGCGCCTCGACGTTTACGAGGATGCCCGCTGGCGCGCGCATCCGCTGATCGAGAAGCACAAGGAAGCGGTCGAAACCATGAAGGGCTTCATCGTCGACAAATCGATGATCCTGACCTCTGTCGACACCGAAGGTCCGGCGCCGGATCTGCGTCCGGGCAAGGTCTTCGAGGGCTTCGTCATTCCGGAAATGCTGCAGAACCGCATCCTGAAGAACATGCCGGCGGCCGATTGCGTCAAGGCGGCTGGCGACAAGATGCGCAAGCTCACGGCATAA
- a CDS encoding sugar ABC transporter permease yields MKLSSKATIYTFLVIGLLVTLALIVAPVVYAISLSFYKMDSFVGEAKWIGLDNYIAIVKLPEFWNALWNGVVYSLGSIVLQVVLGIGFALILNEAFPGRNFVRGLSILPYLLPTVVVILTFKWMVDGSIGIITRTIAALGLPPVNWFESSGAAMTSTILVSVWMWTPFVTTCFLAALQTIPVSLYEAAKVDGTTAVQRFFHITLPMLKPILTVVVLLRAIWMFNKFDVIWLLTKGGPVGATENLAILSYRHAFSLFDIGGGAAIATISFAILSVAVFFYFRIFPLEDD; encoded by the coding sequence ATGAAGTTGAGTTCAAAGGCGACGATATACACCTTCCTGGTGATCGGCTTGCTCGTCACGCTCGCGTTGATCGTGGCGCCGGTGGTCTATGCGATCAGTCTCAGTTTCTACAAAATGGATTCGTTTGTCGGCGAAGCCAAGTGGATTGGGCTCGACAACTATATCGCCATCGTCAAACTGCCTGAATTCTGGAATGCTTTGTGGAACGGCGTTGTCTATTCGCTCGGCTCCATCGTTCTTCAGGTGGTGCTGGGCATCGGTTTCGCGCTGATCCTGAACGAGGCGTTTCCGGGCCGGAATTTCGTGCGCGGCCTCTCGATTCTTCCATACCTGTTGCCCACGGTGGTCGTCATCCTGACGTTCAAATGGATGGTGGACGGCAGCATCGGCATTATTACGCGGACTATCGCCGCACTGGGGCTGCCGCCCGTGAACTGGTTCGAGAGTTCGGGCGCGGCGATGACCTCCACGATCCTGGTCAGCGTCTGGATGTGGACGCCTTTCGTCACCACCTGTTTTCTCGCTGCGCTGCAGACCATTCCGGTCTCGCTTTATGAAGCCGCCAAGGTGGATGGCACCACGGCGGTGCAACGTTTCTTTCACATCACGCTGCCGATGCTGAAGCCGATCCTGACGGTGGTGGTGCTACTGCGCGCGATCTGGATGTTCAACAAGTTCGACGTGATCTGGCTGCTGACCAAGGGCGGGCCTGTCGGCGCGACGGAAAACCTCGCGATCCTGTCCTATCGCCACGCCTTTAGCCTATTCGACATCGGCGGCGGTGCGGCGATCGCCACCATCTCCTTCGCGATCCTGTCGGTGGCCGTGTTCTTCTATTTCCGCATCTTCCCGCTGGAGGACGATTAA
- a CDS encoding carbohydrate ABC transporter permease: MAIVRRSLPARLGIYIAAAVIAIYSAFPIYWMVISSLREPTSLLSRVSLLPGPFTLEYYSNLLELTDYPTHFVNSVIVAVVTVAVTMVFSVMIAYAVTRQRIRGKKLIVGAMLYAYMFPPLLIAIPMFTIFAQLGLSDTLTGLIASHLTLTLPLGVWFLWGFFKGMPFELEEAAMVDGCTRLGAFVRVVLPLSLPGLITVAIFSFLLSWTDYTFALIMIGSDANKTLPVGLASMVGSFDLRWGEIMAGSTLIALPLFAAFALLTQYFIQGLGAGAVKG, from the coding sequence ATGGCCATTGTCCGCCGTTCGCTTCCGGCCCGTCTCGGAATCTACATCGCCGCCGCGGTGATCGCGATCTATTCGGCGTTCCCGATCTACTGGATGGTGATCTCGAGTCTGCGTGAGCCGACCAGCTTGCTCAGCCGCGTCTCGCTGCTGCCGGGCCCTTTCACGTTGGAATACTATTCCAACCTGCTCGAACTCACCGATTATCCGACTCATTTCGTCAACAGCGTCATCGTAGCGGTGGTCACGGTCGCCGTGACAATGGTTTTCTCGGTGATGATTGCCTATGCGGTCACCCGCCAGCGCATCCGCGGCAAGAAGCTGATTGTCGGCGCGATGCTCTATGCGTACATGTTTCCGCCGCTGCTGATCGCGATTCCGATGTTCACCATCTTCGCGCAGCTCGGCCTCAGCGACACTCTGACGGGCCTGATCGCCTCGCATCTGACGCTGACCCTGCCGCTCGGCGTCTGGTTCCTGTGGGGTTTCTTCAAGGGCATGCCGTTCGAACTGGAAGAAGCCGCGATGGTGGACGGCTGCACGCGTCTCGGTGCTTTCGTGCGCGTGGTGCTGCCTTTGTCGCTGCCGGGGCTGATCACGGTCGCGATCTTCTCGTTCCTGCTGTCGTGGACCGATTACACTTTCGCGCTGATCATGATCGGAAGCGATGCCAACAAGACGTTGCCGGTGGGACTGGCGTCGATGGTCGGCTCGTTCGATCTGCGCTGGGGTGAGATCATGGCGGGATCGACGCTGATCGCACTGCCGCTGTTCGCCGCGTTTGCACTGCTGACGCAATATTTCATTCAGGGTCTCGGCGCTGGCGCCGTGAAGGGCTGA
- a CDS encoding SDR family oxidoreductase has protein sequence MDLGLKGKAALVTGAARGIGKAEALALAAEGCAIAINDIDREAADATVSELNAKGTRAVACIGDVSEEAGAEAVVKAAHEGLGHLDVLINNAGAGGRHLGRKAEEMSIDDWDIIVRTHLRSTFLCSKHAVPFMRQGGFGRIVNTSSMNVTGGGRPGVTNYSAAKAGVIGFTRTLAKEVGSAGITVNAIAPGYVETALIAGFSPEKRAIIAGQNPLGRFCQPEEVGALIAFLCSTQAAFINGALICMDGGKRDFFWGDDQ, from the coding sequence ATGGATCTCGGACTGAAGGGCAAGGCCGCACTGGTCACCGGCGCGGCGCGGGGCATCGGCAAGGCGGAAGCATTGGCGCTGGCGGCGGAAGGCTGCGCCATCGCCATCAACGACATCGACCGCGAAGCCGCCGATGCAACCGTCTCCGAACTGAATGCAAAGGGGACCAGGGCGGTCGCCTGTATCGGCGACGTCTCTGAAGAAGCGGGCGCGGAAGCTGTGGTGAAAGCCGCGCATGAGGGGCTCGGTCATCTTGACGTACTGATCAACAATGCCGGTGCGGGCGGCCGCCATCTCGGCCGTAAAGCCGAGGAGATGTCGATTGACGACTGGGACATCATCGTCCGCACCCATCTGCGCAGCACGTTCCTGTGCAGCAAACACGCGGTGCCGTTCATGCGGCAGGGCGGCTTTGGCCGCATCGTCAACACGTCATCGATGAATGTCACCGGCGGCGGACGCCCCGGCGTCACCAATTACTCGGCGGCGAAGGCCGGCGTGATCGGCTTCACGCGCACCCTCGCCAAGGAAGTCGGCAGCGCCGGAATCACCGTCAACGCCATCGCGCCGGGCTATGTCGAGACCGCGCTGATCGCCGGGTTCTCGCCGGAGAAGCGCGCCATCATCGCGGGGCAGAATCCGCTCGGCCGGTTCTGCCAGCCCGAAGAGGTTGGCGCGCTGATCGCGTTTCTGTGCTCCACTCAGGCGGCCTTCATCAATGGCGCGCTGATTTGCATGGACGGCGGCAAGCGCGATTTCTTCTGGGGTGACGATCAATGA
- a CDS encoding glycerol dehydrogenase has protein sequence MTIRAFGGPHRYIQGPGALKELATLVPMYGRRPFVLTDTAIFASLRGQLEQLLKPCTDAVELAEFSGECSAAQIDAMAARAAAANCDVVIAIGGGKAIDTAKGVRIQRGGGIIVVPTVASNDAPTSRLAIVYTDDHVLKEVRLMPTNPDAVVVDTSIIARAPRRFFVAGIGDALSKKFEAEQCYKSGGMNFYKARPAALAVSIADQCYQVIRRDALASLAAADRKEPDEAFENIVEATILLSGLGFESGGLSIAHSLTRGFSALSSLNGALHGEQVAFGLLTQLCLEGRSPEFLTDMTGFFRALGLPTSLKDMGLSGDVEEGIRTIAQRSIAEAPYLKQFAGPVTEQNLIAALEKANGLGILA, from the coding sequence ATGACCATTCGCGCGTTCGGCGGACCGCATCGCTACATCCAGGGGCCGGGCGCGCTGAAGGAACTGGCGACGCTGGTGCCGATGTATGGACGGCGGCCGTTTGTGCTGACGGATACGGCGATCTTCGCGTCGCTGCGCGGGCAGCTTGAGCAGCTTTTGAAGCCCTGCACAGACGCTGTGGAACTCGCTGAATTTTCCGGCGAATGCTCGGCGGCGCAGATCGACGCCATGGCTGCGCGCGCAGCGGCGGCAAACTGCGATGTGGTGATCGCCATCGGCGGCGGCAAGGCCATCGATACCGCGAAAGGCGTGCGTATCCAGCGCGGCGGCGGCATCATCGTGGTGCCGACGGTGGCTTCGAACGATGCGCCGACCAGCCGGCTGGCGATCGTCTACACCGACGATCACGTCCTGAAGGAAGTTCGGCTGATGCCGACCAATCCGGATGCCGTGGTGGTGGATACGTCGATCATCGCGCGCGCGCCGCGCCGGTTTTTTGTGGCCGGTATCGGCGACGCACTGAGCAAGAAGTTCGAGGCGGAGCAGTGCTACAAGTCCGGCGGGATGAATTTCTACAAGGCTCGCCCGGCGGCGCTGGCGGTCTCCATTGCCGATCAATGCTATCAGGTGATCCGCCGCGATGCGCTGGCTTCGCTCGCCGCTGCTGACCGCAAGGAGCCGGACGAGGCGTTCGAGAACATCGTCGAAGCGACGATTCTGCTCAGCGGCCTCGGCTTTGAGAGCGGCGGCCTGTCGATCGCCCATTCACTGACGCGCGGCTTCTCCGCGCTGTCGTCGCTCAACGGCGCGCTTCATGGCGAACAGGTAGCCTTTGGCCTGCTGACACAGCTTTGCCTGGAAGGGCGCTCGCCGGAATTCCTCACCGACATGACCGGCTTCTTTCGCGCGCTTGGGCTACCGACAAGTCTCAAGGACATGGGGCTGTCCGGCGACGTGGAAGAGGGTATCCGCACCATCGCGCAGCGTTCGATTGCCGAGGCACCCTATCTCAAGCAGTTTGCCGGCCCGGTGACGGAACAGAACCTCATCGCGGCTCTGGAAAAGGCAAACGGGCTTGGGATTTTGGCGTAG